In Isoptericola jiangsuensis, the following proteins share a genomic window:
- a CDS encoding class I SAM-dependent methyltransferase, translated as MSDHYFTAEPASDAERRRIEVRLAGRPVQVEVAGGIFSPGGVDKGTRVLLEELPAPPPGDLLDLGCGWGPLALTAALENPATTVWAVDVNRRALDLVRRNAAGLGVADRVHACAPDEVPDDVVFAALWSNPPIRVGKSVLHDMLAHWLPRLAPSGDAAGGAWMVVQKNLGSDSLARWIEDELGLPTRRAASSKGFRVLHVTR; from the coding sequence GTGAGCGACCACTACTTCACGGCCGAGCCCGCCTCCGACGCCGAGCGCCGCCGGATCGAGGTCCGCCTCGCCGGGCGCCCGGTGCAGGTGGAGGTCGCGGGCGGCATCTTCTCCCCCGGCGGCGTCGACAAGGGCACGCGGGTGCTGCTGGAGGAGCTGCCCGCGCCGCCCCCGGGCGACCTGCTGGACCTCGGCTGCGGCTGGGGCCCGCTCGCGCTGACCGCCGCCCTGGAGAACCCCGCGACCACGGTGTGGGCCGTCGACGTCAACCGGCGGGCGCTGGACCTGGTGCGACGCAACGCCGCCGGGCTCGGCGTCGCGGACCGCGTGCACGCCTGCGCCCCCGACGAGGTGCCCGACGACGTCGTGTTCGCCGCGCTGTGGTCGAACCCGCCGATCCGGGTGGGCAAGAGCGTGCTGCACGACATGCTCGCGCACTGGCTCCCCCGGCTCGCCCCGTCCGGCGACGCCGCCGGCGGCGCGTGGATGGTCGTCCAGAAGAACCTCGGGTCGGACTCCCTGGCCCGCTGGATCGAGGACGAGCTGGGCCTGCCCACCCGGCGGGCGGCGTCGTCCAAGGGGTTCCGCGTGCTGCACGTCACACGCTGA